The sequence below is a genomic window from Haloferax mediterranei ATCC 33500.
ACTCTCGTAGAGGAGTTCCTCTCGGTCGTCGTCTTTTGCCGCGAGGATGGTTTCTGTCATCTCCTCGCCGAGCTTTTCGAGCACGTAATTTTCGCCTTTCTCGTGGGTAAAAAGCGTCGTCGTATAGGAATCCTCGGGAAGGTCTGCCTTCCGGGACTCGATGGTCGAAAAGAGTTCATCGAGAACCTCGTCGGTTGGGGTGTCCGCGTCCATGGTCGCACGACGGGCGGGGGCGGAAA
It includes:
- the hisE gene encoding phosphoribosyl-ATP diphosphatase, producing MDADTPTDEVLDELFSTIESRKADLPEDSYTTTLFTHEKGENYVLEKLGEEMTETILAAKDDDREELLYESSDLVYHLLVLLSMKDASLDDLREELKSRF